One segment of Osmerus mordax isolate fOsmMor3 chromosome 28, fOsmMor3.pri, whole genome shotgun sequence DNA contains the following:
- the LOC136938092 gene encoding fibrinogen C domain-containing protein 1-like has product MVNERWKIMNSASELEDGPRHKSRRGRCSYLLCTVLLFVVVLLAVTVTGAILLMNHYQIPNLSLGGAPVVSTNQDEGSALVTVDRGDGSRINVFIDPNCPDYNGNFLRLEGVQTSLLRSLSDHDSDLRSGKGQDRVLLVKLAEEVAKLAAHAGTLRQDNEELRRGQGSLGQELGTLQGEQGRLIQLLSESQVNMVKVVNSVSEALTSMQRETGNLRSRLKADLQRAPVRSARPRGCANGSRPRDCSDLFSSGLKEDGIYSVFPTHDPAGFQVYCDMTTEGGGWTVIQRREDGAVNFFRDWAAYREGFGKITGEHWLGLRRMHALTSQSNYELRIDLEDFENGTAFAQYATFGVGLFSVDADEDGYPLTVSDYSGTAGDSLLKHNGMKFTTKDQDNDHSENNCASFYHGAWWYRNCHTSNLNGQYLRGQHTSYADGIEWSSWTGWQYSLKFTEMKIRSTTRDESQ; this is encoded by the exons ATGGTAAACGAACGTTGGAAAATCATGAACAGCGCTTCGGAGCTCGAGGATGGACCGCGGCATAAATCT aggaggggt agGTGTAGCTACCTCCTCTGCACGGTTCTCCTTTTTGTAGTCGTTCTACTGGCTGTCACGGTAACCGGCGCCATCCTGCTCATGAACCACTACCAGATCCCCAACCTCAGTCTCGGGGGCGCACCCGTCGTCTCCACCAATCAGGACGAGGGCAGCGCCCTGGTGACGGTCGACAGGGGCGACGGCTCGCGCATCAACGTGTTCATCGACCCCAACTGCCCCGACTACAACGGCAACTTCCTGCGTCTGGAGGGCGTGCAGACGTCGCTGCTGCGGTCGCTCAGCGACCACGACTCGGACCTGCGCTCGGGGAAGGGGCAGGACCGCGTGCTGCTGGTCAAGCTGGCAGAGGAGGTGGCCAAGCTGGCGGCCCACGCCGGCACCCTGAGGCAGGACAacgaggagctgaggagagggcagggcagcctGGGGCAGGAGCTGGGCACCCTGCAGGGAGAACAGGGCAGGCTCATACag cTGCTGTCGGAGAGCCAGGTGAACATGGTGAAGGTGGTGAACTCGGTGAGCGAGGCCCTCACCTCCATGCAGAGGGAGACGGGGAACCTGAGGAGCCGTCTGAAGGCCGACCTGCAGAGAGCTCCTGTACGCAGCGCCAGACCCAGGGGCTGCGccaacg GATCCAGACCTCGTGACTGCAGCGACCTGTTCTCCAGTGGACTGAAAGAAGATGGCATCTATTCCGTGTTCCCCACACACGACCCTGCCGGCTTCCAGGTGTACTGTGACATGACCACCGAAGGAGGGGGCTGGACg GTGATCCAGCGACGCGAGGACGGGGCCGTGAACTTCTTCCGGGACTGGGCAGCGTACCGGGAGGGCTTCGGCAAGATCACCGGGGAGCACTGGCTAG gTCTGAGGAGGATGCATGCCCTGACCAGCCAGTCAAACTATGAGCTGCGTATCGACCTGGAGGACTTTGAGAATGGGACAGCGTTCGCTCAGTACGCCACCTTCGGAGTCGGCCTGTTCTCCGTGGACGCGGACGAGGACGGCTACCCCCTCACCGTCTCCGACTACTCCGGCACCGCAG gagaCTCCCTGCTGAAACACAATGGTATGAAGTTCACCACCAAGGACCAGGACAACGACCACTCCGAGAACAACTGTGCCTCGTTCTACCACGGTGCCTGGTGGTACCGTAACTGCCACACCTCCAACTTGAACGGGCAGTACCTGCGCGGGCAGCACACGTCCTACGCCGACGGCATCGAGTGGTCATCCTGGACCGGCTGGCAGTACTCCCTCAAGTTCACCGAAATGAAGATCAGGTCCACCACCCGCGACGAGAGCCAATGA